A section of the Humulus lupulus chromosome 2, drHumLupu1.1, whole genome shotgun sequence genome encodes:
- the LOC133818393 gene encoding BTB/POZ domain-containing protein At5g48130: protein MEVASSKDTSLSSSPFSSPNVGALLKIRVISWSQETGLPVTVRVRVGDKIFNLHKHPLYSKSGYFKKILNDSTEIELPEDFPGGPGSFEMIALFIYGSSTLVDPFNVAALRCAAEYLEMTEEYCHGNLCERFDLYMNQVVLQSWDDTLIVLQKCQTLLPWSEELLIVSRCIESLAFMACMEILDPERRRDRPVVTLEALASQSWSCETMKEIVSQELWIKDLIALQFGFFKRIIGSLRRQGMKERYVSPIIVFYANKWVLSKKTHKFWENSGEKFVDNNMNHRVSIILQGIIDLLRMREKASRAIPVGFYLALLSRSLEVGLKEDSKAKLHEKIVSLLRFAQVGDFLVPHPHSGKESLSSSVELVTMESIISRYVSLNLDSDHTPSASNSIVAELWDSYLSLHIAPDPDLRPKRFMELIERVPILYRQNHDQLYRAMNTFLQAHPNVSQDEKGAVCKYLSCQKLSQEACIEAVQNELMPLRLIVQALFVQQLNTHQAFKECSDSFRYVHCGEYSGSLSSSRCQYSRSLHPGDSPFTEGAEPTSRPLSLLLQKEATGPEFSRVEFESTSFRIQNLEQELVSLKKSLHSTKQQSLKPFGKDDRTLSKKMNPLGQVTSCIGSVNFASQRKYASRLLKIIRRITLFSSRRTKRKPGTTGQWSKP from the exons ATGGAAGTTGCCAGCTCCAAAGACACTTCACTCTCTTCAAGTCCTTTCTCTTCCCCAAACGTTGGGGCCTTGCTCAAAATTAGAGTCATTTCATG GAGCCAAGAGACTGGTTTGCCTGTCACGGTTCGTGTTCGAGTTGGTGACAAGATCTTCAACCTTCACAAG CATCCGTTGTACTCAAAAAGTGGATACTTCAAGAAAATATTGAATGATTCAACTGAAATTGAGCTACCTGAAGACTTTCCCGGAGGACCAGGTAGctttgagatgattgcactcTTCATCTATGGCTCATCCACATTGGTTGACCCTTTCAATGTGGCAGCCCTCCGTTGCGCGGCCGAGTATCTTGAAATGACTGAAGAATACTGTCATGGAAACCTCTGTGAACGCTTTGATCTCTATATGAACCAAGTTGTCTTGCAGAGTTGGGATGACACACTAATAGTCCTCCAAAAGTGCCAAACTTTGCTTCCCTGGTCCGAGGAGCTGCTGATTGTGAGTCGCTGCATTGAATCGCTAGCCTTCATGGCTTGTATGGAGATTCTTGATCCGGAAAGGAGACGGGACCGACCAGTGGTCACACTGGAGGCACTTGCCAGCCAAAGCTGGAGCTGTGAAACAATGAAGGAAATTGTTAGTCAAGAACTCTGGATCAAGGATCTTATTGCTCTTCAATTCGGATTCTTTAAAAGGATAATTGGATCTCTGAGAAGACAAGGTATGAAGGAAAGGTATGTTAGCCCCATCATTGTTTTCTATGCAAACAAATGGGTTCTCTCCAAGAAAACACACAAATTTTGGGAGAACTCTGGTGAAAAGTTCGTAGATAACAATATGAATCACAGAGTTTCAATAATCTTACAAGGAATTATTGACTTACTGCGTATGAGGGAGAAGGCCAGTAGAGCTATCCCAGTTGGGTTTTACTTGGCCTTGCTTTCTAGATCCCTTGAAGTTGGTTTGAAAGAAGATAGCAAAGCTAAGTTGCACGAAAAAATTGTATCGTTATTGCGATTTGCCCAAGTGGGAGATTTTTTGGTTCCACATCCACATAGTGGAAAAGAGTCACTTTCTTCTAGTGTGGAGTTGGTTACAATGGAGAGCATAATTTCAAGATATGTTTCGTTAAACTTGGACTCAGATCATACTCCTTCAGCAAGCAACTCAATCGTGGCAGAATTATGGGATTCATATCTCTCACTGCATATAGCTCCAGACCCTGACTTGAGGCCTAAAAGATTCATGGAACTCATTGAAAGAGTGCCAATACTTTACAGACAGAACCATGATCAGCTCTACAGGGCCATGAACACCTTCTTGCAG GCACACCCAAATGTGTCACAAGATGAGAAAGGGGCAGTCTGCAAATACCTCAGTTGCCAAAAGTTATCACAAGAGGCTTGCATTGAGGCCGTTCAAAACGAATTGATGCCACTACGCTTAATAGTTCAGGCACTTTTTGTGCAGCAACTCAACACACACCAGGCTTTCAAAGAATGCTCAGACTCATTTAGATACGTGCACTGTGGAGAGTACTCCGGAAGCCTCTCTAGCTCTAGGTGCCAGTATTCCAGGAGCTTGCATCCTGGTGATAGCCCATTTACAGAAGGAGCAGAGCCTACCAGTAGACCCTTGAGCCTACTGTTGCAAAAAGAAGCCACCGGTCCGGAGTTCTCGAGGGTGGAGTTTGAATCAACAAGCTTCAGAATTCAAAATCTTGAGCAAGAACTCGTGTCATTGAAGAAAAGCCTTCA CTCGACCAAGCAACAGAGTTTGAAACCATTTGGCAAGGATGATAGAACATTAAGCAAAAAGATGAATCCACTTGGACAAGTGACAAGCTGTATTGGGTCTGTAAATTTTGCTTCACAAAGAAAGTATGCCAGTAGACTACTTAAGATCATTCGTCGCATAACCTTGTTTAGCAGCAGAAGAACAAAGCGAAAGCCAGGCACCACTGGCCAATGGTCCAAACCATAA
- the LOC133814626 gene encoding thymidine kinase a, with the protein MRFIVKDEVRVTWVTTRPSPHTHHPQIFPSNFSSPCFFVPFPLKLSNFKFKGRKNTNSIPIYSISSLSFSTSLPLVFLFLSLLWAFLSFKHTDQSSMASSFNPSSTLKNDHVVSGEVHVIMGPMFAGKTTSLLRRVKYESNNGRTVAMIKSSKDTRYAVDSVVTHDGAKFPCWVLPDLSSFRQNFGEDAYQKLDVIGIDEAQFFDDLYDFCSQAADHDGKTIILAGLDGDYLRRSFGSVLDVIPLADTVTKLTARCEICGKKAFFTLRKTDDTQTELIGGANLYMPVCRLHYVTGQVAVDTARSVIESSHKIKSEISTEAAPNCLVTNMECMLLQT; encoded by the exons ATGAGATTCATTGTTAAAGATGAGGTG CGCGTTACGTGGGTCACCACTCGTCCGTCACCACACACGCACCATCCTCAAATATTTCCCTCCAATTTTTCGTCACCTTGTTTTTTTGTTCCTTTCCCTCTAAAACTTTCGAACTTTAAATTCAAAGGCAGAAAGAACACCAACTCAATTCCTATTTATTCAATctcatctctctctttctccacTTCACTCCCTCTCgtcttcctctttctctctctcctctgggctttcctttccttcaaacaCACGGATCAATCGTCAATGGCTTCTTCCTTTAACCCTTCCTCTACTTTAAAAAACGACCATGTCGTCTCCGGCGAAGTCCATGTCATTATGGGTCCCATGTTCGCCGGAAAGACCACTTCTCTTCTCCGTCGTGTTAAGTACGAAAGCAACAACGGCAG GACTGTGGCAATGATTAAATCTAGCAAGGATACAAGATACGCCGTTGATTCTGTGGTGACCCACGACGGAGCGAAATTCCCATGTTGGGTTCTTCCTGATCTCTCCTCTTTCAGACAAAACTTTGGCGAAGATGCTTACCAGAAA TTGGATGTGATTGGTATCGATGAAGCTCAATTCTTCGACGATCTCTACGATTTCTGTAGCCAGGCTGCTGATCATGATGGAAAGACCATAATTCTTGCGGGTCTTGATGGTGATTACCTAAG GAGGAGTTTTGGATCGGTTCTAGATGTAATTCCTCTTGCTGATACCGTCACCAAGTTGACAGCACGTTGTGAAATATGTGGCAAAAAGGCCTTTTTCACTCTGAGGAAGACAGATGACACACAAACCGAACTCATTGGCGGAGCTAATCTATATATGCCGGTATGCCGGCTGCACTATGTCACTGGACAGGTAGCTGTTGATACTGCTAGAAGTGTTATTGAATCGTCTCATAAGATCAAGAGTGAAATTTCTACGGAGGCAGCCCCCAATTGTTTAGTTACTAACATGGAATGCATGCTCTTACAGACTTAA